DNA sequence from the Nicotiana tomentosiformis chromosome 3, ASM39032v3, whole genome shotgun sequence genome:
GAGGTCAGTTCTTCTATCGGGATTGAACCTATCCGAGGACCAGAACCCTTTGCTACCGCATCCTTTGGCTTTCTCGTTAGGCAAGAACCGGGCTTTAAAAGATCACCAGTCTGCATCAAAATTATCCCTGAACTTATCCCGGTTCTTGTCTCGGTCCTGTCCTTTGGTTGACGCCGGGAACCTGAGCTGATCATCTTTTATCCTTATCTTTGATTCATAGCGGTTATGGACATCCGCCCATATGGTTGCTTGGAACACGAGCAGGCTTTTCTTCAACTTCTAGGGAGGCATCAGAGCTCCTAGGGTTCAAACCCTTAGTGAATGCCTTTGCTTCTCACTCGTCCGGTACGACCAGTAACATcatcctttctttctggaatctaaTAATGAACTCCCGCAATAATTCAGACTCTCCTTGTGCTATTCTGAATATGTCTGCCTTCTGGGCTTGAACCTTCCTAGCCCCGGTATGGGCCTTAATGAAAGAATATGCAAGCATTTCACAAGAATCTATTGAATGCTCGGGTAGGAGTAAATACCATGTCAATACCCTTTTTGTaagggtttctccaaatttcttcagcagaaTCGACTCAATCTCATGTTGTGCCAAGTCGTTTCCTTTCACCGATGTTGTATAAGTTGTGATGTGCTCCCgaggatctgaagtcccatcgTACATTGGTATGTCCGGCATTTTGAATTGTTTCGTAATCAATTCCGGTGTTGCGCTCGGCTTAAACGACAATTGGGTGTACTTCTTCGAATCCTGGCCCTTCAATACTGGTGGGGCGCCTAAAATCTGATCCATTCGGGGGTGAAACTCCTTCACGTTCTGATCCATCCGCTCGTTCATTTTCCTCATGAGTCTCATGAGTTCGGTTTTGAAGGGATCATTACCATTATTGTTACGAGATCCGTTACCGGTACCCCAACTCTGTCAAAACCGACCTTGCCGCTCGGGGTGTTGTTATCAACTTAAGTCGTTTGATTTGCAAGAGAACTGGGAGGAACTGGGCCTCTCCCATTTGTATTGTTGGAAACACCTGATAGCGCCTGCTTCAATTCCATCATGACTTGGTCCTGCCTTGAGAGATGGCCCATGATGTCTTTCTGTTGTTCTTTCAAGATCCTTACCGTTTTCGCCACGTGCTCATCTTCCTCATCATCGGGAGTTGGCTCCCGCATATGCTGGGGATATTGTCCGCCATGGATCGGAGTTGCCACGTCCTCCTcgttgcgggtgtcactgattgaatcctcatgtTGAGACAGATTTTCGTGAGCCTCAACATTGTGTGCAATTTTGACACCATTAGCTGTCATTTTCGATTTTTGCTgtgaaacaaagaatcaaacgagttaataatagatgcaaggatcaactcaatcaCGCAACTGTCTAAGTCCTACgttgggcaccaaactgtttacccgtaaaacggtacagttgaatttgttacgtggtttatagacaagcgaactgatttgatccaaaatgataaataaattagattaaaaataagacttagAGTTAAAATCAGAGGAAATGGCAGGTCTGGCTCCGGGAGCAAGGACAGAAGTAAGAGCAATATAAAACAGAAAGTAAAGTTGTATTATTTAGCTTGAGAGTAGGATGGAGCATAAAATTTGCCAAAGATTTCGTCCAtctacaatggttgttgaagctactatttatagctatacctaggaaACTAGACCCTAGGATCAAGCCCTTATTTAAATGACAATAAAAGaggccattgatgaatatgtaacggcaggctatgaatgccaaaattctctgcaaCGGCTGCCTATTTATTACTAGGGAATATTCTTCATTTAATGTCGTATGGTGATAAATATTCAACGCGCTCACGTTGATCGTGCTTCCCTCGGGGTTTATCCGGTGCCAACTGCAGCTGCTGTTCCCAGTCTTGGTTCTCACTCGATTTCTCTTCCATACCTCCGGTTCCACGTGTCACGCTATCCTTCGATCATTCAATACGAactaattttaccctatacatatgtacaaaaaatatacaattttTTTACACTTTTGCAGCTATCGGATGTAAATAGATTAAGCCACAAAAGTGATCTTTGCCCGATTAATTACCGACTTTACTGTTTTTaatatgaaataagaaaatattgaTAAATTATTTTACTAAATAATTGATGAATTTAGAAGACGACACAGCTATAAAAAACGACGTTTTGTGCTTTGATTCCCTTGATGATGTAGATTATAAATAATATGTAATGGGAACAATGTTAAGAAGCAGAAAAACAACGGAACATTTAAAATATTGGCTGATAATTATAGAGAGTATTTTGGTTATACAAATTATATAATTTGGCTTATTTCTCAAAAAATTATACACGCGACAAATATGTATTCATACGCTTATATCTTCATATCGTATACCATCCTTGgactataaaattcaaataactCGATACCAACCTTGGACTATAACTAATTCAAATAACTAGATCCGGCCTTTATATCTTCATTCGAATAGGTCatcaaaatggaaaaaataaaaaCTGACAACTTTTGCCTACATATGGCAAGAAACATTGACCAAATATGACTCTTATTTTCGAAATCACTTGCTAAATGCTATATATATCTTGGATCAAGCGGTCTAAATTGCGAGTTGATGATCCACCTTCACTAACACTTGCTCTCGCCAATTTTGTCATCTCATTTGCCCTCTGCAAGAACTCATTTCTCCTCGCTTCCATCAATTCGCTCACCATTTTCTCGATTATGACTCTATCACAAGTATCTTTCAAGTCTAACCCCAATTTCCATACCTCCCCAACAAACCTGCTATTGACTTGTTGGTCAGCCAATTGAGGCCAACATATCATTGGCACTGCCTCGTATAAGCTCTCCAAAGTCGAATTCCAGCCACTATGAGTTAAAAATCCCCCAATGGAAGGGTGTGCCAAAACCTCTTCTTGAGGAGCCCAGCTGACAATATAACCATTTTCCTTCCGACCCTCTTTCAGTTCAACTTCCAATACATCATCTTTATCCTTGATAACATCATGCCTAATAACCCACAAAAACTGCTGACCACTATTGACAAGGCCGTGCCAGAACTCTGTCAACTCATGTTTTGTCAATGTAATCACGCTTCCAAAGCTTACATAAAGTACTGACCTCGATGGTTGCTCGTCCAGCCATTTTAAGCAACTTCTGTCTTCCTCCCATAATCCGTTGGAAGATATGGATTTACCTTTTGATTCTGATGCTAGTTTGTTCTTCAAGTGTGCATGGAGCGGACCAATGGTGTAAATATTGGGTATATCAACACGAATTTGGTCCAGTATTGGTCCTTCGAGTCCCTCGAACGTGTTGAATATAAGCCCTTTGGTTCGAAGGGTGCTTAGAGTTACGCTCCTGACACATTGGAAAGTTCCTTCTCCCAAATTATCCACCCGGCAAAAACTCGGTAGATCACGTCGCCTTAGAAAGCTCTCCATCCCCTTCACATTTGCAATTGGAGTGTCTAGGTCGTTTCCTATCATAAAGTCGTTGGCCAATTAATATAACTCCCAAGTAAGAAAATTTTATAAAAGAAAACTATCATCTATGTGGTCCTACTGGGTAACATGCATCATGCATGGTTAAATGAGTTTTTCACACATGTATGTGTTCCTTTGGGTAACATGGTCATTTGAGTTTTTCACAAAACGTTGTAATAAAGGCCGACGACCGAGGTTCTATTGGAAACCTCTCTATCATCACAGGGTAGGATAATGTTTGCGtgcacactatcctccccaaattatactgggtatgttctTGTTGTTGATGTAAGGCCgataaatacaataataatacTCCTAGATAACAAGTTCAATAAACTAAAACTTgttcactactaaaaatctgctaaaaaccgaccaactatttccgaccaacgttggtcggtcaagcaatgcgaccaaaaaccgtccaggttagacgcaaactggggaaaaaaaaaatatttacatttttttaaaataaaataccgaccaacgttggtcggtaaattagTCAATAGCTgatcagacaagaaaattttggattaccgaccaacgttggtcggtaatctggatccaattttttaaattttaataattattttattatttaaaatattttataatatttaagaatctatatttaaaattaccgaccagcgttggtcggttaaagaatttatttatttttttaaaaaaccgaccaaagttggtcaacggtcagcacttaatgtaccgaccaactttggtcggtaattctaaaatcagagaagtgaaaaacgggGGAAACCCCAATTTTTCTGAAATTTTCCCCTCTTCTTCATTCCCctctctccttctcccagccctccccctcaccgtccagccctcaccctcaccgctgccactgccactgccactgccgcccctcgatctccttctccatctcctaaaaattctaggtttgaattacaacccatttatttattattttcaggttttgttaattagttatgaattagtttcaattgattagtgtttcaattatttgaacattgcattttattgaggattagggtttaggtcttgttttaattagttttgttaattagttttattaactaattagttttgttaattagtcaattatttatgaattagtttagtttagggtatgggttgaatttctttagtttagttagtttatgtttaaactcgtaggatatgaattgaaattttagtttttaggatttgttcttgtgaattgaacttttaggatatgaattgaacttttaagatatgaattggaccttttggatatgaattgaacttttaggatataaattggtataattagaaaaaaataattatcttgaattaactaaaaaagatataattaatttataattgtagaataaattaatttgttgttgtgaatcgaacttttagggtatgggttgaatttctttagtttagttagtttatgtttaaactcgtaggatatgaattgaaattttagtttttaggatttgttcttgtgaattgaacttttaggatatgaattgaacttttaagatatgaattggaccttttggatatgaattaaacttttaggatataaattggtgtaattaggaaaagataattatcttgaattaactaaaaaagatataattaatttataattatagaataaattaatttattcttattttatttgtatagatggaacatcgtacttggatgtacaatagaaattatcctaatcggcggggattgcgggaggattttgtagaaggggttgatgactttattagacatgcaatgtcacttccaccataccaaagtgaaggagtaattaggtgcccttgtgtcaggtgcgattgtatgaagtttaaaaaatcggaggaagttaagcttcatctttataggaaggggtttatagagaattactttgtgtggactaatcatggagagatcgatggtagccgtgggatatttcataacatggttgttggtgaaagtagtaggtcggtggagaatacaaatcttgattctagaattcaggatatggttgcgtatgcttttgggggtgagcccaatgaaaattttgaacaaactcctaatgatgacgcaaaacgtttttatgaacagttagaggaagctagtcgtccactacgtgaaggaagtccgcactctgagttgtctgttgcagttagattactaagtatcaaatctaattggaatatttctcaagcagccatggactgtttcattgaccttatgagtgaactagttgaccctaatatcaacttacctggtgatttctataaggcgaagagattggtttctaagttaggactttcgtcaatgagaattgattgttgtgaagatggttgcatgttatattataaagatgatgcaactttagacagttgtaaattttgcgaaaagcctcgtttcaagaggctttccagcgggaatatggtcgctgtcaaggcaatgcattatttacctcttatacctaggttaaagaggttatatgcgtcgatgagttctgctcctcatatgagatggcattttgaaaatagaagaccacctggtgttatgtgtcatccttcagatggagaagcttggaagcactttgataggacatatccagattttgctagtgaaccaaggaacattcggttaggtctgtgtgccgatggcttcacgcctttttctatatctgcgacaccatattcatgttggcctgtctttcttacaccttataatctaccacctgagttgtgtatgactagtccatatatattcttaaattgtattatccccggtccacgtaatccgaaaagtttgattgatgtatatttgcaacctttgattgatgagctaaaacaattgtggtatgatggtgttgaaacatatgacatatcaaccaagcagaattttaatatgcgtgctaatttaatgtggactattaatgattttcctgcgtatggaatgttgtctgggtggatgactgctgggaagctagcttgtccttactgcatggaaaatagtaaagcgttcactttgaaacatggccgaaagcaatcatggtttgattgtcaccgtcaattcttgcctgatgatcatgagtttagaaggatgaaaaatgcattcaaaaagaataaagtggaatatgattctccacctccgatactttcaggtgaggaaatttgggagagggtccagaacttcagtaaagttactgaggctccacatTATAGATTctccggatatggtgttaatcataattggacgaaacagagtatattttggtagttgccttattggaaggataatcttctccgacacaaccttgatatcatgcatattgagaagaattattttgataatttattcaacacagtgatggatgttaaaggtgagacaaaagataacccgaaggctagaatggacttacaagaatattgcaggcggcctgaattatacttgcagacagcaaacaatggtaaggtgttcaagcccaaagcaagttacacattcactttggaggaaagacgacaaatttgtgattgggttacgaaattaaagatgcctgagggttatgcatcgaatcttggaaaaaaagtagatatggaggtagggaagttgagccatttgaaaagtcatgactgccatgttttcatggagaccttagtgcctattgcattttgtggtttgcctgaaagaatctggaaacccatcacagagattagtttgtttttcaaagacttgtgttctaccacattaagggaagaaaacctacttcggatggaccagaacatccgtgtaatttctagtaagatggaaaaaatattcccatgtggtttctttgatgtaatggaacaccttccaatacaccttgtacacgaggcacgacttggagggcctgttcaatgcagatggatgtatccctttgagaggtaatattataagtttgatgtaatattctattttatttgaatgttattggctaacatgagattatgtaggacaattggcaaatgcaaacaatttgttaagcagaggaataagattgaaggatctatatgcgaagtctatcttgcaaaggaaactgcacatttttgttcttattattttgagagtaacatgccatgttctaggaataggcccaataggcacacggtcgaatgtgtgaatgatccattatatccaccaatgtccatattcaatcaaccaggccgatgttctaaggatgttagaaagagaagtttgagtgctatggagtacaagtcagctacacttcatgtattgctaaattgtcccgaagttataccatttctcaagtaagtattgatttattagttatcaaaatgtaaaatttactgtgactacatattgatgcaactactaaaaatatttgatatgtcacagtcacttcgtgggtcatggctatgatgctgtatatacgagatttgatacgtggttcaaacagtttgtaagtgtgtatatatatatatatatatatatatatatatatatatatatatatatatatatatatatatatatatatatatatatatatagtgaatgtataaaaattgattcataagttgtgctaacttatgaatttttttaactctatgtaggtaaataatccaaataatggtgtaaattaatttttgaaagatatatcttggggacctgggcttcaggtcacaacattgtctaagtacgtagtgaatagttataagtttcatacagaggattgctctaaaaataaaaatagcaacaacagcggggtgtgggttcaaggtggtgatggcaaccaagttggagatattgattattatggtgtggtcaaagaaatattacaactagaatatacaggttggccatataagaaattgatactcttta
Encoded proteins:
- the LOC104093161 gene encoding 7-deoxyloganetic acid glucosyl transferase-like, with protein sequence MEQGARQPPHVVIFPFPALGHVHPMLNLAELLSLSSNIHVTFINALSIHNRLLRCTDLQSRFGRFPGFRFKTINLGLGDGLPHTSDDIMAVLKSLRTTAKPLLKELFLLDNCELGTTDKIIGQVPPVTCLISDGILIIALEVAEERGIPTFHFRTSSASSFWAYYCIPQLIHAGELPFSGNDLDTPIANVKGMESFLRRRDLPSFCRVDNLGEGTFQCVRSVTLSTLRTKGLIFNTFEGLEGPILDQIRVDIPNIYTIGPLHAHLKNKLASESKGKSISSNGLWEEDRSCLKWLDEQPSRSVLYVSFGSVITLTKHELTEFWHGLVNSGQQFLWVIRHDVIKDKDDVLEVELKEGRKENGYIVSWAPQEEVLAHPSIGGFLTHSGWNSTLESLYEAVPMICWPQLADQQVNSRFVGEVWKLGLDLKDTCDRVIIEKMVSELMEARRNEFLQRANEMTKLARASVSEGGSSTRNLDRLIQDIYSI